In Natrinema amylolyticum, the DNA window CTGGAGTCTGGGAGAGAGGGGGCGGCTCGTCCTCGCGTACCGACCGGACGTGTTCAACGCCGATGACTTCCCCGCGCCCTGTCTGCCGACGCTGTATCTCACCCACGGCAAGCGGACCCGTCGCCCCGGAATCAACCCCGCCGACACCGCCGATTCCGCGGACTGGTTCGTCACCCTCTACCTCGAGCCGGACGTCTCGCTGAACGAGACCCTGCGATTCCCGTCTCGAGACGAGGCCCTCGAGCGGACCGTCGACCTCGCTCGACAGTTCGACGACGGCGAGATCGACTACCGGGACCTGTACCAGGTCCCCCGGAAGACGTACTTCGAGCGACTCGACGAACTCACCGGCGACGATACCGACGGCTGAGCCGGTCCGTCCGCGCCTCCTCCTGCTTTCGGCCCCCTCTCGCGCTCGCCCGACGGGACGTGACGCTTAACCGCCAGTGGCGACTACCACGTCCCATGTCGACCGTCACGCTCATCGGCTCCCGGCTGGCCGAGCCGGGAACCGAGTTCGTCTACGAGGGCGAAGCCGACGCCTGTACCGGCTGTCCCTATCGCAGTCAGTGTCTCAACCTCCAGCCCGGCACGAAGTACCGCGTCACGTCCATCCGTGAGAACGCCCAGACCCTCGAGTGCGCCATGCACGACGGCGGCGTCCGCGCCGTCGAGGTCGAACCCGCCGCGACGCGCGCGAACATCACGTCCAAGGGAGCCTTCGCCGGCAGCAAGACGAGCCTCCCCGGCACCTGTCCGTACGTCGAGTGTCCCAGCCACGAGTACTGCGAACCCGACGGCGTCGAGTTCGACGAGGAGTACCGCATTCGGGAGATCATCGGCGATCCGCCTCACGACGTCTGTCACCTCGACCGCTCGCTCGAGTTAGTCGAACTCGAGACCGACGACTGACCGCGCCGTTCTCCGTCGCTACCGCACCGTGAGGGGCGATTCCGTCGACCCGACCTGACCCGACCGTCTCGAGTGATCGTTACGTCTCAGTTCCAGCGGCTGCGACGAATCCCGCACCGAGGAGACCGACAATTCCTGCACCGACGAACGCCGGTGCGTACGTCCCCGCGAGGTCGTAGGTGAGGCCGGCGGCCCACGGAGCGACCAGCCCCGAGACGGCGAAGGAAATCGAGACGAGCCCGAAGATGGCGTTCGGGTTCGCCGTCCCGAACAGATCGACCGTCAGCGGCGAGAGCAGGGCCCCGTTTCCCCCGTAGGCGATCCCGAAGACGACGGCGAAGCCGTACAGGCCCGCCGCGGAGTCGACGACCGGGAGACACAGCGTCGACGCTCCCATGACGGCCGAACACGCGACGAACGTCCGAACGCGCCCGAACCGGTCGGCGAGTCCGCCGATCCCGACCCGGGCGACGGCCGTGGTCGCACCGATCGCCGCGAGCGCGAACGCGCCCGTTCCCCCGCCGAGGCCCGCGTCGCCGGCGTAGGGAACGATGTGAACGAGCACGGCGTACAGCGTCGCGTAGACGAGGACCCAGCCCGAAAACACCAGCAGGAACGTCCGCGAGGTCGCGATCGCTGCCAGCTCTCGTCGATACGTCGCCCAGTCGGGCGGCTCGCGCTCCGGAACGCCGTCCGGAAACTCCTCGCCCGTCTCGGTCCCGCTCGAGGCCGGATCGTCGGCGAACAGCGGCGTCACGACCGCGACGGCCGCCGTCGCGGCGAGGACGAGCGCGAGCAGGGCGAGTCGCCACTCGAGGACGCCGACGAGCGCGCTCGCGGCGGGCGACATCGCGACCATCCCGATGCCGAGCCCGGCGGTCGCGACGCCGGTCGCGAGGCCGCGGCGACGCTGGAACCACCGCGGGACGGTGGCGTAGGAGACGACGTAGATCGCACCGAGACCGACCGCCGTGAGGACCCCGTAGGCGACTAGGAGCCCGGCGTACGAGTCCGTTCGGCTCGTCCAGAGGCCGCCGATCGCGAGCGTCGCCGCGCCGACGGCCAGCAGTCGCCGCACGCCGAACCGGTCGGCGAGCACGCCCAGAACCGCCGCGGCGAGGTAGATGACGACCGTCTGCAGGGAGAAGACCAGGGAGACGGCCGAGCGGGAGAGCCCGAGGTCCCGCTGAATCGGCTCGAGGAAGACGCCGAAGGCGTAGGAGAGGCCGAAGACGACGAACGCGCCGACGAACCCCCCGGCGACGACGTACCAGCCGCGGTAGACGCGGCCGCTGGGGGTCGAGTCCGGTCCGTCGATCGACCCGGTCGCGTCGTAGGATCGATCCGGGCCACCGTCGGGACGCATTCGGTCGTACTCCCCGGTCCGGCCACATAACGTTTAACACGGTATTCGATATCGTCCAACGTATGGGGTCTGCAAACAGAACGGCGGCGACCGGTAACGTCATCGAACGGTTGGGGAACCGAATCGCGAACGTGGTCGAGCGGTGGATGCCGAGTCCGTTCCTGTTCGCGATCATCCTGTCCTACGTCGTGTTCGTGGTCGGGATGCTCGTCGAGGGACAGGGACCGACGGAGATGGTCCAACACTGGTACGACGGGTTCTGGGCGTTTCTGACCTTCGCGATGCAGATGGTGTTGATCATCATGACCGGATTCGTGATCGCCTATCATCCGCGGGTCAACGACGGACTCCAGCGGCTGGCGGCCATTCCGAACTCCAGTAAACAGGCCGTCGTTCTGGTCGGCGTGGTTTCGATGGTGCTTGCCTGGGTTCACTGGGGACTGAGCCTGGTCGTCGGCGCGATCTTCGCGCGGGAGATGGGCAAGGCCGCCTACCGAGAGGGGATCACGGTCCACTACCCGCTGCTCTGCGTGGCGGGCTACATGGGGCTGGGACTCACGTGGCACTGGGGACTCTCCGGCTCGGCGCCCCTCCTGCTCGCGACGTCGGGCAACGAGTTCATCGAACTCGGCGTCATCGACGAACCCGTCAGCACCGCCGCGACGGTCTTCAGCGGCTACGCGCTCGCGCTCACCGCGCTGTCGATCCTCTTCGCGGCGACCGTGCTCTACCTGCTGACCCCCTCGGCGGAGCGCTCGCGGGAGATCACCGAGTACATTCCCGAAGACGAGTTGTTCGAGTCGGCGACCGACGGCGGCGTCGACGACACTGCGTCGGACGAGATGATCGCAACGGATCAGCGACGCGACGACCGCGTTCCCGCCGAGCGGATCGACAACAGTCGGCTTCTGGGCGGCGTCATCGCGCTGACCGGCGTCGCGGTGATCGTCTGGGAGTTCGCGACCAGAGGGCTAGACGCGCTGGATCTGAACGTCCTGAACTTCGGGTTCCTGTTCGCCGGGCTCGCGATCTACACCCGCCCGGCGCTCTACCGCGACCGGTTCGGCGACGCCGCGGACGCCGCCGCGGGGATCATCCTCCTGTTCCCGTTCTTCGCGGGGATTCAGGGAATGATGAGCGGCTCCGGGCTGGCGGAAACGATGGCCGAGGGCCTCCTCGCGATTTCGACCCCCGAGACGTTCCCGGTCATCGCGTGGCTCACGGCCGCGGTCGTCAACCTCTTCGTCCCCTCCGGCGGCGGCGAGTGGATCGTCCTCGGGCCGCCCGTCCTCGAGGCCGCACAGGAGGTCGGGGTGCCGGTCGGCCAGGCGACGATCGCCTACGCGGTCGGGGACGCCCACACCAACCTGCTGAACCCGTTCTGGGCGCTGCCGCTGCTCGCGATCACAAAGATCCGGGCGCGAGAGATGTTCGGCTACGCCGTCACGATGCTGCTCGCGCTGATTCCGTTCCTGGCCGTCGTCTTGCTCCTGCTGCCGTACTGATCGGCGCGGGACGCCGTCTCGGCGGTCCGAGACCGGTCACTGGCCAGTTCGGAGAGAAGAGAAGGGAACGGAACCGCATTCGTGCCGGGAGAGCCGTTACTCGGCCTCGAGCGCGCTGTCCTCGAGCCAGGAGCCGGCCCAGCACTCGATCTCGCCGAAGACCGGCTCTAAGGACTCGCCCTTGTCGGTGAGGCTGTAGTAGGTCGCGACGGGGGCGTCCTCCTCGATGCGGCGTTCGACGAAGCCCATCTCGCCGAGGTCGTCGAGCACGCGCGAGAGAGTTCGGGCGTTCGCGCCGGTCGATCGCTTCAGTTCGTTGAACCGCTGTTCGCCGTCCAGCAGTTCGTGGAGCACCGCCAGCCGCCACTGGGAGCCGATCTGCTCGAGGGAGGCGATGACGGGGCAGGCGTCGTCGTGTTGCTCGCGGGATTTCGTTTGCGGGGATGACATCGGTGGTCTCTACGCCGACCTACGTCGCGAACCGCTTTAGTAGTTCGGATCCGAACCGGGTAACATCGTGTTAGTAGACTACGGATGTCCGCTCGAGACGGCACCGGTCGCGGACCGATCGCTGGGGGAACCCCGATGACGGAGACCGATTCCGAGAACGGCGAGCGGGCCGGGAGCCTCGAGATCGACGTCGACGACCGGGACGGATCGCTGTATCGGGTGCTCTCGAGCGCGGTCGTCCCCCGGCCGATCGCGTGGGTGAGCACGCGCAGCGAGGACGGGATCGATAACCTCGCGCCGTACAGTTTCTTCACCGTCGCGTCGGTCGAGCCGCCGGTCCTGTTGTTCGCACCCGTCGACGGTGCGGACGGGCTCAAGGACACCCCGCGAAACGCCCGCGACACCGGCGAGTTCGTCGTCAACCTCGTCACCGAGGAGTTCGCCGACGCGATGAACGAGACCAGCGCCACGCTGCCCGCCGGCGAGAGCGAGTTCGATCGCGCCGACCTCGAGCGGGCCGACTCGAGCGCGGTCGACCCGCCGCGGGTCGCGGGTGCGAAGGTAGCCTTCGAGTGCACCCTCCACGACCTCGTCGACGTCGGCGGCTCGACGCTCGTGCTCGGCGAGGTCCGCCACGTCCACCTCGAGGAATCGGTGACCTCCGACGGAAAGATCGACGTGGACGAAATCGAGGCCGTCGGCCGGCTCGCGGGGAGTCTGTACGCGCGGACCGAGGATCGGTTCTCGCTCGAGCGGCCGCCGTAGGCCGGCACGGGTCGGGTTGCTCGACTTGGATGGGACTCGAATCGAGCGACGGAACGTGCGACTCGCGCAGGTCTACGAACGGGCTCCGGCGGTTCCGGCCGATTAGGGGGAATCGACGAACTGCTCCAGTGTGAGAACGACTCTGTAGAGAAGATACGTTACGGATAGTCCGATACCCATCCAAACCCACGTCACGGCGATTCCCAGGTCGGCTTCCTGACCGGCACCGACGATGCCGATAGTCGTGAAAACGCCGAGTACAGCGACTATTACGCGTTTGGCTTCAGTACGTCTCTCGGAGGGCATACTCACTACATTCTACCCGGCTGTCATTACCATTTCGAATATTTCTATAGCAAACGTAGTGAAAACACCGTCCGATCGACGGCTACTGAACCGTGCTATCGCCCTCGAGCAGCGACTCGAGGTTCTCCAGCGCCCGCAGACAGACGGGGACGTATCCCGTCCCGTGAAGCGGGAGTTCGAAGGCGATCCGGCACTGATCGGAGCCGAGGTCGTCGACGCGATGAGCCGCGGCCGGAATCCCCGTCACGCGCCAGGTCCACCGGCGCGCCGTACACGCGGTGATCCGGAACGGCAGCCAGGCTCCGGGGATTCGAATCCGGCCAGTCGTGTCCGTCCGAATTCGGCGGTCCGTCGCCTCGACGCCGTTGACGAGGGGCGACCACTCGGGCCACTGGGTCGTGTCGACGAGGGCATCCCAGGCGTCGGCCGCGGGGACGGACAGGACGTGCGAGACCTCGAGGCGGCGGCCGTCCGGCGTCGTCGCGGTCCGGACTCGAGTCATGGGCGGTACGACGGGGTCCTCGACAAAGGGAGTTGGCACCGAGCGATGTTTCTCGTGACGACCGACGACGGCCGCTCGCGAACCGACGCAGAAGAAGGCCGATCGGGTTGCGACCGACGGTCCGCGTCACTTTCGCCGCGGGAGGTCGCCGTACACCTCTTCGTTCTGGATATGCGTGCAGAACTGCGCGCACACCCGACACAGATCGTCGGCATCGTCAAACGTCCGGACGCTCCCATCCCATCGCGTCTGGACGGCGCCGAGCATCGCGCTTCGGACGTCCGGTTCCGTCGCGACCATGAACCGTTCGGCGCGTCGTGCCGACGCCGTCTCGGCTGGATCGCCGTCCCGCTCGCGGCCACCGAGCATGTCCTCAAGGACGCTTCCGATTTCGATTCCGACGCCGAGGTTGTCGCCGACGGCCGGTGCGACGAACGCGGTCGCGTTGCTCGCTCTGGCGAACTCGATGCTCTGCGTCGCCGCGTCCATCGCGTCCAACTCGATACCGACGTCGATCGCGAGGAACGCGTTGAACCCTCGATCTCGGAGACAGTCACGTGTCTCCTGAAGTAATCGAAGGACGTCGTCTTCCGCGTACGCACCGCTCCGTTCGTTCCACGTCGCGAACGATGGGAGGGCGTCGTCGGTGGGTTCGGCGTCGTCCGGGAGGAGCGCTTCGACGTCGAACGTCCGGTACGGGCCCATCACGTACACCAGAAACCGCTCCCGATCGACGGGCGAAAGCGCGTCGGAATCGCCGACGTCCCGCGGGAGGTTCTCGATAATGCGCTGCCGCATTACCTCGGGATACCGACGGATCGCATATAAAACCGACCGTTATAGAGAGTTCCCTAGTAGACAATGCCTAAGTCGCTCGGCCGACAATCGACTCACAGAGACGAGACCCATGGCAGACGCAACCGATCGGAACGCGGGCGAGGGCGTCCGGCGGCCGGAGCCGCCGCTGCCGGAGAACAGCGGGCTGACGCTCGAGGAGTATCTCGACATGCAGCGGGCGATTGGGCATCCGATCCGCTATCAGTTGCTACGGACGCTCGTCGCGAACGACGAACTGAGCGCCTCGGCGTTCAACGACGCCGTCGACGTCGCGTCCCACAACTTCCACTACCATCTCGACGAACTGGTCGACGTCGGGCTGATCGACAAACGACAGCGGCGGACCCCCGACAGCAGCGGCTTCTACACGTACTATCGGCCCACTGCGATGGGACGCGGAATCCTCGAGCACGGCGTCGACGAGCTGATGCGACGCGAGCGCGAGTTCAACGAGACCTACGCCTGACACTGGGCCCCTTCCGTCTACACTGACTGCCGGTATCTGACACTGACCGCCGATACCTGACGCCGTCTCGCTCTCGTCGACTGTGCGTACATTCACGATTCGCTAGATTTTACTCGAGTGACTCCCTCCGTCGGGCTATCGAATGGCGATACTCGATGTCGACGATCTCCGGAAGGAGTACGGCGGGTTCACCGCGGTCGAGGGCAGTTCCTTCGAGATCGAGCGCGGCGAGGTCTTCGGCGTCGTCGGCCCCAACGGCGCGGGCAAGACGACGACGCTGAAGATGCTGGCCGGGCTGATCGAACCCACCGACGGCACCGCCGTCGTCGCCGGCCACACGCCCGGTGACGCCGAGATGCAACGGCGACTCGGCTTCCTCCCCGAGGAGTCCCCGCTCTACGAGGAGATGACCGCGATCGGCTACCTCGAGTTCTTCGCCGATCTCTACGACGTTCCCGGAGACGTTGCCCGCGAGCGGATCCGCGACTCGCTGGACCGGCTCGATCTCGAGCACCGAAAGCGGCGGATCGGCAACATGTCGAAGGGGATGCAGCGAAAGGTCGCGATCGCTCGAGCCCTGGTGAACGATCCCGACGTGCTGATCTTCGACGAGCCGGCGTCGGGGCTGGACCCCCTGACGACCAACTACATCATCGAGTTCACCCGCGAGCTGAGCGACGAGGGGAAGACGATCGTCTTCAGCGCGCACAACCTCTTTCACGTCGAGAGCATCTGCGACCGGATCGTCATCATGAACGACGGCCGGATCGTCGCCCGCGGCACGCTCGAGGCGATCCGGGACGCCCACGGCGGCACCGAGTACCACGTCTACGCGACCGCCGACGGCAGCGACGGGCTCGCGGCCGCCCACGGTCGCGTCGAGGTCACGCGCGAGAACGGACAGGTCCGCCACGTCGTCGCCGATATGACCGCCGTCGACGCCCTCCGGGAGAGCGTCGAGGCGGCCGGCGGCCGCGTGACCGACATCCAGACGCAGACGCCGAGCCTCGAGGAGATCTTCCTCGAAGTCGCGAGCGAACCGGACGGGGAGGCCGAGGCGTGAGCGACGGCCGTCTCCGCGGAATTCTCCGCCGAACGGCCCGGATCGCCCGCTGGGAAGTCGTCCGGAGCGCGGGCACCGTCGACCGGAAGACGGTAGCGGTCCTCGTGGTGATGGGGCTGGCGATCGGAACCGCCGGATTCTCGGTGAGTGATGACGGACTCGGCCTCGAGCGGGAGATCTACGTCGTCGGCGTCGACGAGGACAGCCGGTACTACGACGTCGCCGTCGACAGCGAGCAGTTCCGGCCGGTCCCGCTCGCGGACATCGAGATCGAGAGCGAGGACGAGGCGAACGTAGACGTCGTCGTCATGCGGGACGGCCGGATCGGACACGTCGGCGAGAACGGGGAGGCAGCTTACGATACCTTTCGGGACGCCGTCGCGGAGTACAACGCGAAGCTGATGGACGAGGAGAGCGATCAGGCGGCCGCGTATCCGGTACACGTCTCCCTCGAGTACCGGGACCGAGATCACGCCCGGTCGTCGGCGTCGGGGACGGGCGACGGTGAGGGAACCGAGGGGGGCACGGACGATGTCGGCGGTGACGGGACCGAGGAGGACACGGGCGACGTCGGCGGATCGGCCGGTCCCGGAGACAGTGAGAGCACTGCCGACGGGACCGGCGGGGACGACCCCCTGCAGGTACCGACCGGCGGCGGCGGGTCGACGGCGTCGACGACGGCCGGAACGCCCGGTTCGATCGCGCCGCCGTTCCCCTTCGAGTCGCTCGTCCTCGCGTTCCTGTTCGTCGTGCCGATGAACTTCGTCATTCAGGCCTACGGGAGCACGATCATGGACGAGCGAGTCAAGCGGCGAGGCGAACTCTTGCTCGTCTCGCCGGCGTCGCGCCACGAGATCGTCGCGGGGAAGACGCTGCCGTACTTGCTCGGGCTCGTGGGCGTCGTCGTCGCGATCGCGCGAGTGATCGGCGGCGGTCCGATCGCGGTCGCCGCGGCGCTGCCGATCGCCCTGCTCTTCCTGGCGGCGACGTTCGTCGGTGCGATGTTCGCCCGCTCGTTCAAGGAACTCACGTTCGTGACGGTCACGATCAGCGTCGCGCTGACGACGTACACGTTCGTTCCGGCGGTCTTCACCGACGTGACCCCGATCGCGCTGATATCGCCGCTGACGCTGATCGTGATGGACCTCCAGGGCGAGTCGGTTCGGCTAGGGGAGTACCTGTTCTCGACCGGTCCGTTCTATCTCAGCGCGGCCGTCTGCTTCCTGTTGGGAATCGGCGTCTACCGCGAGGAGGACATGTTCGCCCAGAAACCGATTCCAACGAAAGTCCTCGATGCGATCGCGAATCGCGTCCGCGGCCGGCGGAGTATCCCGCTGCTGTCGATCCTCTTCATCCCCTTCGTTTTCGCCAGTCAACTCCTCTCCGTCGCGCTGCTGTTTGCCGTTCCGCAGTCGATCGCCGTCCCGCTGGTCGTCGTCGCCGCCGCGACGGTCGAAGAGATCGCGAAGAGCGTCCACGTCTACGCCGGCGTCACCCGCTCGCGGTTCGACGCGACGCTGCGGATGGCCGTCGTAGTGGGCGCGCTCTCGGGGGCCGGCTTCTTCGTCGGCGAGAAGCTCACCCACGTCGTCCAGTTCGTCGGGCTTCCGGACCTGCCCGTCGGCACCGCCGCCTTCGGCCCGGCCGTCTCGAGCGATCCGCTGATACTCGTCGCAGTCTTCCTCGCGCCGCTGGCCTTGCACGTCGCGACGGCCGTCTGCTCGGCGATCGGCGCGAGCCGCGGTCGGAACGGCTACGTCCTCGGCCTCCTCACGGCGGTGCTCGTTCACGTGGCCTACAATCTGGGGGTGATCGTCCTTGTCGCGTGATCGCGATCGCGACCGCGAAGAGCGGTCGATCCAGCGAGGGCCGAACCCGCCGACCCGATCGGACGGCGGCACCGACTCGAGTTCGACCTGGGGTGCGCGGTGGGCGATCGCCCGCCGCGAGTTGCAGTCGCTGCGATCCGAGAAGACGATCCTCCTAGCGCTCGCCATCCAGCTGTTCATCGCGGCGTTTTCCTCGTTTCTGGTCGTCGGACTCGTCTCGCTGTACGATCCCGGCTCGGTCGACGGCTATCAGACGGAGGTCGCCGTCACCGGCGACGACACCGAGACGCTCCTCGAGATCGCAAACGAACGAGACGGCGTCACTGCCACGTACTACGAGGAGCGCCAGCGGGCTCACGAGGCGTTCGATCGCCGGTCGGTGTCCGCCGTCCTCGACGCGAACAGGAACGACGACGGCCGGCTCAGCGTCAGGGTCACCGCGCCCGAGGGGAACGTCCGGACGA includes these proteins:
- a CDS encoding DUF5820 family protein; the encoded protein is MSDTDADSEVDRSRLPDAWTVWSLGERGRLVLAYRPDVFNADDFPAPCLPTLYLTHGKRTRRPGINPADTADSADWFVTLYLEPDVSLNETLRFPSRDEALERTVDLARQFDDGEIDYRDLYQVPRKTYFERLDELTGDDTDG
- a CDS encoding UPF0179 family protein encodes the protein MSTVTLIGSRLAEPGTEFVYEGEADACTGCPYRSQCLNLQPGTKYRVTSIRENAQTLECAMHDGGVRAVEVEPAATRANITSKGAFAGSKTSLPGTCPYVECPSHEYCEPDGVEFDEEYRIREIIGDPPHDVCHLDRSLELVELETDD
- a CDS encoding MFS transporter, coding for MRPDGGPDRSYDATGSIDGPDSTPSGRVYRGWYVVAGGFVGAFVVFGLSYAFGVFLEPIQRDLGLSRSAVSLVFSLQTVVIYLAAAVLGVLADRFGVRRLLAVGAATLAIGGLWTSRTDSYAGLLVAYGVLTAVGLGAIYVVSYATVPRWFQRRRGLATGVATAGLGIGMVAMSPAASALVGVLEWRLALLALVLAATAAVAVVTPLFADDPASSGTETGEEFPDGVPEREPPDWATYRRELAAIATSRTFLLVFSGWVLVYATLYAVLVHIVPYAGDAGLGGGTGAFALAAIGATTAVARVGIGGLADRFGRVRTFVACSAVMGASTLCLPVVDSAAGLYGFAVVFGIAYGGNGALLSPLTVDLFGTANPNAIFGLVSISFAVSGLVAPWAAGLTYDLAGTYAPAFVGAGIVGLLGAGFVAAAGTET
- a CDS encoding short-chain fatty acid transporter, with the translated sequence MGSANRTAATGNVIERLGNRIANVVERWMPSPFLFAIILSYVVFVVGMLVEGQGPTEMVQHWYDGFWAFLTFAMQMVLIIMTGFVIAYHPRVNDGLQRLAAIPNSSKQAVVLVGVVSMVLAWVHWGLSLVVGAIFAREMGKAAYREGITVHYPLLCVAGYMGLGLTWHWGLSGSAPLLLATSGNEFIELGVIDEPVSTAATVFSGYALALTALSILFAATVLYLLTPSAERSREITEYIPEDELFESATDGGVDDTASDEMIATDQRRDDRVPAERIDNSRLLGGVIALTGVAVIVWEFATRGLDALDLNVLNFGFLFAGLAIYTRPALYRDRFGDAADAAAGIILLFPFFAGIQGMMSGSGLAETMAEGLLAISTPETFPVIAWLTAAVVNLFVPSGGGEWIVLGPPVLEAAQEVGVPVGQATIAYAVGDAHTNLLNPFWALPLLAITKIRAREMFGYAVTMLLALIPFLAVVLLLLPY
- a CDS encoding winged helix-turn-helix transcriptional regulator; protein product: MSSPQTKSREQHDDACPVIASLEQIGSQWRLAVLHELLDGEQRFNELKRSTGANARTLSRVLDDLGEMGFVERRIEEDAPVATYYSLTDKGESLEPVFGEIECWAGSWLEDSALEAE
- a CDS encoding flavin reductase family protein, which codes for MTETDSENGERAGSLEIDVDDRDGSLYRVLSSAVVPRPIAWVSTRSEDGIDNLAPYSFFTVASVEPPVLLFAPVDGADGLKDTPRNARDTGEFVVNLVTEEFADAMNETSATLPAGESEFDRADLERADSSAVDPPRVAGAKVAFECTLHDLVDVGGSTLVLGEVRHVHLEESVTSDGKIDVDEIEAVGRLAGSLYARTEDRFSLERPP
- a CDS encoding Mn2+/Fe2+ transporter yields the protein MPSERRTEAKRVIVAVLGVFTTIGIVGAGQEADLGIAVTWVWMGIGLSVTYLLYRVVLTLEQFVDSP
- a CDS encoding SRPBCC family protein, yielding MTRVRTATTPDGRRLEVSHVLSVPAADAWDALVDTTQWPEWSPLVNGVEATDRRIRTDTTGRIRIPGAWLPFRITACTARRWTWRVTGIPAAAHRVDDLGSDQCRIAFELPLHGTGYVPVCLRALENLESLLEGDSTVQ
- a CDS encoding DUF7509 family protein, which codes for MRQRIIENLPRDVGDSDALSPVDRERFLVYVMGPYRTFDVEALLPDDAEPTDDALPSFATWNERSGAYAEDDVLRLLQETRDCLRDRGFNAFLAIDVGIELDAMDAATQSIEFARASNATAFVAPAVGDNLGVGIEIGSVLEDMLGGRERDGDPAETASARRAERFMVATEPDVRSAMLGAVQTRWDGSVRTFDDADDLCRVCAQFCTHIQNEEVYGDLPRRK
- a CDS encoding winged helix-turn-helix domain-containing protein gives rise to the protein MADATDRNAGEGVRRPEPPLPENSGLTLEEYLDMQRAIGHPIRYQLLRTLVANDELSASAFNDAVDVASHNFHYHLDELVDVGLIDKRQRRTPDSSGFYTYYRPTAMGRGILEHGVDELMRREREFNETYA
- a CDS encoding ABC transporter ATP-binding protein; this encodes MAILDVDDLRKEYGGFTAVEGSSFEIERGEVFGVVGPNGAGKTTTLKMLAGLIEPTDGTAVVAGHTPGDAEMQRRLGFLPEESPLYEEMTAIGYLEFFADLYDVPGDVARERIRDSLDRLDLEHRKRRIGNMSKGMQRKVAIARALVNDPDVLIFDEPASGLDPLTTNYIIEFTRELSDEGKTIVFSAHNLFHVESICDRIVIMNDGRIVARGTLEAIRDAHGGTEYHVYATADGSDGLAAAHGRVEVTRENGQVRHVVADMTAVDALRESVEAAGGRVTDIQTQTPSLEEIFLEVASEPDGEAEA
- a CDS encoding ABC transporter permease; translated protein: MSDGRLRGILRRTARIARWEVVRSAGTVDRKTVAVLVVMGLAIGTAGFSVSDDGLGLEREIYVVGVDEDSRYYDVAVDSEQFRPVPLADIEIESEDEANVDVVVMRDGRIGHVGENGEAAYDTFRDAVAEYNAKLMDEESDQAAAYPVHVSLEYRDRDHARSSASGTGDGEGTEGGTDDVGGDGTEEDTGDVGGSAGPGDSESTADGTGGDDPLQVPTGGGGSTASTTAGTPGSIAPPFPFESLVLAFLFVVPMNFVIQAYGSTIMDERVKRRGELLLVSPASRHEIVAGKTLPYLLGLVGVVVAIARVIGGGPIAVAAALPIALLFLAATFVGAMFARSFKELTFVTVTISVALTTYTFVPAVFTDVTPIALISPLTLIVMDLQGESVRLGEYLFSTGPFYLSAAVCFLLGIGVYREEDMFAQKPIPTKVLDAIANRVRGRRSIPLLSILFIPFVFASQLLSVALLFAVPQSIAVPLVVVAAATVEEIAKSVHVYAGVTRSRFDATLRMAVVVGALSGAGFFVGEKLTHVVQFVGLPDLPVGTAAFGPAVSSDPLILVAVFLAPLALHVATAVCSAIGASRGRNGYVLGLLTAVLVHVAYNLGVIVLVA